Proteins co-encoded in one Capsicum annuum cultivar UCD-10X-F1 chromosome 9, UCD10Xv1.1, whole genome shotgun sequence genomic window:
- the LOC107841260 gene encoding glutamyl-tRNA reductase 1, chloroplastic-like, with protein MRLGLQKTIKEYKDAVKCVPDSFDYEYVGFDENKSKYRNDPHTVKKLRQKHVKKDNSSASKSLAKGRKIVEVISRDELPKVKQVIKNGQGVPDFGRKISDLFKHAITDSKRIRIDTNISSGSVSVSSATVELALLKISEYSSCTARILVVGTGKIGKIVIRHLVAKGCKKMVVVNRTEDRIVSISEELIDADIIYKTF; from the exons atgcgTTTGGGCTTACAAA AAACTATCAAAGAATATAAAGACGCTGTAAAATGCGTTCCTGATAGTTTTGACTATGAATATGttggttttgatgaaaataaatccAAGTATAGAAATGATCCACACACTGTGAAGAAATTGCGGCAAAAGCATGTTAAGAAGGATAACAGTTCTGCAAGTAAATCTCTTGCCAAGGGGAGAAAAATTGTTGAAGTTATTTCTAGAGACGAGCTTCCTAAG GTCAAGCAGGTTATTAAGAATGGACAGGGGGTCCCTGACTTTGGTAGAAAAATAAGTGACCTATTTAAGCATGCAATCACAGATAGTAAGAGGATTAGAATTGATACCAATATCTCCAGCGGATCAGTATCAGTCAGTTCAGCAACAGTGGAGCTTGCtctgctgaaaatttcagaataTTCTTCTTGTACGGCCCGCATATTAGTTGTTGGAACTGGCAAGATTGGAAAAATTGTGATCAGACATTTGGTTGCTAAAGGATGTAAAAAGATGGTTGTCGTTAACAGGACAGAGGACAGAATTGTTTCCATCAGTGAGGAGTTAATAGATGCTGATATAATATACAAAACTTTCTAA
- the LOC107842349 gene encoding scarecrow-like protein 21, which produces MDSGDYYGYGVTDRDLSYSSYPTVSSLETRPFGTSKFDSGNSPLANYFESHTFNTVTDYQEQHSFIENLSGASSSSDSSLDYNQYFHRPRPSEDCLPEGLQVFSSGTSALHNVDHSRNMKHTHLQLESALVGPHEDAMKSNPYLGKNRGAQTSSLRSRAWNKEAQVLDRTQQSLVSILNGIQSDTQDKVMEDLILLDVPSSNLKQLLITCARALAENKLDDFEILVAKVRSFVSVTGDPIQRLGAYIVEGLVARKELSGTTIYRSLRCKEPAGKDLFSYMYILYEICPYLKFGYMAANGAIVEACRNEERIHIIDFQIAQGTQWMTILQALAARPGGAPYVRITGIDDPLSQYARGDGLAAVAKRLSAISEKFNIAVEFHAVPVFALEVTRDMLDVRPGEALAVNFHLQLHHTPDESVDVNNPRDDLIRMIKSLCPKIVTLVEQESNTNTAPFLPRFVEALDYYHAMFESIDATLPRDSKERINVEQHCLARDIVNVVACEGKERVERHELLGKWKSRFMMAGFQQYPLSAYVSSVIKDLMNRYSEHYALVEKDGAMLLGWKERNLVSASAWF; this is translated from the coding sequence ATGGATTCAGGCGATTATTATGGATATGGTGTGACTGATAGGGATCTGTCATACTCTTCATACCCAACTGTTAGTTCTTTAGAGACTAGACCGTTTGGAACCTCGAAATTTGATTCAGGAAATTCGCCACTTGCGAACTATTTTGAGTCTCACACCTTTAACACAGTAACTGATTACCAGGAGCAGCACAGCTTTATAGAGAATCTTTCAGGAGCTAGTTCTTCCAGTGATTCCTCACTGGATTATAACCAGTATTTCCATCGGCCAAGGCCCTCAGAAGATTGTCTTCCAGAAGGTCTGCAGGTTTTCTCTAGTGGAACTTCTGCACTTCACAATGTAGATCACAGTCGGAACATGAAGCATACTCATCTGCAGTTGGAGTCTGCTTTGGTGGGGCCACATGAAGATGCAATGAAATCCAACCCCTATCTTGGCAAAAATAGGGGGGCACAAACATCAAGTCTGAGGTCTAGAGCATGGAACAAGGAAGCTCAAGTTTTGGATCGAACTCAACAATCACTAGTTTCTATCCTTAATGGAATTCAGAGTGATACGCAAGACAAAGTAATGGAGGACTTAATCTTGCTGGATGTTCCTTCTAGCAATCTGAAGCAGTTGCTTATAACATGCGCCAGAGCTCTTGCTGAAAACAAACTAGATGATTTTGAAATACTGGTTGCTAAGGTGAGGAGCTTTGTGTCTGTTACTGGAGATCCCATCCAGCGTCTTGGTGCTTACATTGTAGAAGGCCTCGTAGCCAGAAAGGAGTTATCTGGAACCACAATATACAGGAGTTTGAGGTGTAAGGAGCCGGCTGGGAAGGACTTGTTTTCCTACATGTATATCCTCTATGAAATATGTCCCTACCTAAAGTTCGGCTACATGGCTGCAAATGGTGCCATAGTAGAAGCATGCAGAAATGAAGAGCGTATCCATATTATAGACTTCCAAATTGCGCAGGGGACCCAGTGGATGACTATCTTACAAGCTCTTGCTGCACGACCTGGTGGTGCACCTTACGTACGTATTACAGGAATTGATGATCCACTTTCACAATACGCTCGGGGAGATGGATTGGCGGCAGTTGCCAAACGGCTATCAGCAATTTCTGAGAAATTCAACATTGCAGTTGAGTTTCATGCAGTGCCAGTTTTTGCTCTGGAAGTCACTAGGGACATGCTTGATGTAAGGCCAGGTGAGGCATTGGCAGTAAACTTCCATTTGCAACTTCACCACACCCCTGATGAGAGTGTTGACGTGAATAACCCTAGGGATGATCTCATTAGGATGATAAAATCGCTTTGCCCCAAGATAGTCACTTTGGTGGAACAAGAATCAAATACAAACACAGCTCCATTTCTCCCTAGGTTTGTTGAAGCCCTAGATTACTACCATGCAATGTTCGAGTCCATAGATGCAACCCTACCAAGGGACAGCAAGGAGCGGATCAATGTCGAGCAGCATTGTTTGGCTAGGGATATAGTGAATGTTGTAGCATGTGAGGGCAAGGAAAGGGTGGAGCGTCACGAGCTATTGGGAAAGTGGAAATCCAGGTTCATGATGGCAGGTTTTCAGCAATATCCTTTGAGCGCTTATGTCAGTTCGGTGATAAAGGACCTGATGAACCGTTACTCGGAGCATTATGCATTAGTGGAGAAAGACGGGGCTATGCTGTTGGGGTGGAAGGAGCGAAATCTAGTGTCTGCATCTGCTTGGTTTTAA